A window of the Kosakonia radicincitans DSM 16656 genome harbors these coding sequences:
- the phoC gene encoding acid phosphatase PhoC translates to MKRRLLTLCIASLFSVNTFALVPAGNDATTKPDLYYLKNAQAIDSLALLPPPPEVGSIAFLNDQAMYEQGRLLRNTERGKQAAEDANLSSGGVANAFSTAFGSPITEKDSPQLHKLLTNMIEDAGDLATRGAKQKYMRIRPFAFYGVPTCNTKEQDALSKNGSYPSGHTSIGWATALVLAEINPQRQDQILKRGYDLGQSRVICGYHWQSDVDAARIVGSAVVATLHTSPAFQQQLQKAKAEFAAKNK, encoded by the coding sequence ATGAAAAGACGTTTACTTACCCTCTGCATTGCCAGTTTGTTCTCTGTTAATACCTTTGCGCTTGTCCCTGCGGGCAACGATGCCACCACCAAACCAGACCTCTACTACCTGAAAAATGCGCAGGCGATTGACAGCCTGGCGTTGCTGCCGCCACCGCCGGAAGTAGGCAGCATTGCGTTTCTCAACGATCAGGCGATGTATGAACAAGGCCGCCTGCTGCGCAACACTGAACGTGGCAAACAGGCTGCGGAAGACGCCAACCTGAGTAGCGGCGGCGTCGCCAATGCCTTCTCAACGGCATTCGGTTCACCGATTACCGAAAAAGATTCCCCGCAGTTGCATAAGCTGCTGACCAATATGATTGAGGATGCGGGCGATCTGGCGACGCGCGGTGCTAAACAGAAGTACATGCGCATCCGCCCGTTTGCCTTCTATGGTGTGCCGACCTGCAATACCAAAGAGCAGGATGCATTGTCGAAAAACGGCTCCTACCCTTCCGGACACACCTCAATTGGCTGGGCAACGGCGCTGGTGCTCGCAGAAATTAACCCGCAGCGCCAGGATCAGATCCTCAAACGCGGCTACGATCTGGGGCAAAGCCGGGTGATCTGCGGCTACCACTGGCAGAGTGATGTTGATGCCGCGCGGATCGTCGGTTCTGCCGTTGTCGCCACGCTACACACCAGCCCGGCATTCCAGCAACAATTGCAGAAAGCCAAAGCGGAGTTTGCTGCGAAGAATAAGTAG
- a CDS encoding NAD(P)H nitroreductase — MDALELLVNRRSASRLAEPAPAGEQLDNILRAGMRAPDHGTLQPWHFFVIDGEGRERFGKVLEQGAIAAGQDEKGIEKARTSPLRAPLIITVVAKCEVGHKVPQWEQLLSAGCAVMAMQMAALAQGFNGIWRTGPLTDSPQVREAFACREQDKIVGFLYLGTPQLKASTTVTVPDIAPFVTRF, encoded by the coding sequence ATGGATGCACTTGAACTGCTCGTCAACCGTCGTAGCGCGTCACGCCTGGCGGAACCGGCACCAGCGGGTGAACAACTGGATAACATTCTGCGTGCCGGTATGCGCGCACCCGATCATGGTACGCTGCAACCGTGGCACTTTTTCGTTATCGACGGCGAAGGGCGCGAACGCTTCGGTAAGGTGCTGGAGCAGGGCGCAATTGCGGCAGGCCAGGATGAGAAGGGCATTGAGAAAGCGCGCACTTCGCCGCTGCGCGCGCCGCTGATTATTACCGTGGTCGCGAAATGTGAAGTGGGTCATAAAGTGCCGCAGTGGGAACAGCTGCTTTCTGCCGGTTGTGCCGTGATGGCGATGCAGATGGCGGCGCTGGCTCAGGGGTTCAATGGCATCTGGCGTACCGGCCCGCTGACCGACAGCCCGCAGGTGCGCGAGGCGTTTGCCTGCCGCGAGCAGGACAAAATCGTCGGCTTCCTGTATCTCGGCACGCCGCAACTGAAAGCCTCCACCACCGTTACGGTTCCGGATATCGCTCCGTTCGTCACGCGTTTTTAA